From one Sulfurimonas sp. genomic stretch:
- a CDS encoding glycosyltransferase family 4 protein, with protein MNLLVLTATDGSFNSVRPEAEIYISLLKFGYDVTIMTEENSAYASRFREHGIKIIDTRYKKKISPNTIKKIRDAIKKYNIDIVYATNSKSISNAAIACIGTKVKLVTYRGTTGGLYRHDPSSYLNALNPRVDGVICVSEAVSKHVKNQIFCQSKKVETIYKGHEVSWYNTKPINLEEFGTNKNNFNIAFVANVRPHKGLIYLLKAAYELAKFENIHIILIGENISQEPYISEIKNCGMQDRIHLSGFRNDAPQIIASCSVLVQASTRKEGLPRVILEALAANVPVIASAIEGNSEIIEDGFNGFIVPIKDADAIAKKIIELYNSPQKLQEFSKNCAYTIENKMSHKTTVEKFDKFFNSILNDAK; from the coding sequence TTGAATCTTCTTGTACTAACAGCCACGGACGGCTCATTCAATAGCGTAAGACCCGAAGCCGAAATATATATTTCACTTCTAAAATTCGGTTACGATGTAACTATTATGACGGAAGAGAACAGTGCATACGCTTCAAGGTTTAGGGAACACGGTATAAAAATTATAGACACCCGCTATAAAAAAAAGATTTCGCCAAACACCATCAAAAAAATAAGAGATGCTATAAAAAAATATAATATTGACATTGTCTATGCAACAAACTCAAAGTCAATCTCAAATGCCGCCATTGCCTGCATAGGCACCAAAGTAAAACTCGTAACCTACAGAGGAACGACAGGCGGACTTTACAGACATGATCCGAGTTCATACCTAAACGCGCTAAATCCGAGAGTAGACGGTGTTATTTGCGTCTCCGAAGCCGTTAGCAAGCATGTAAAAAACCAGATATTTTGTCAGTCAAAAAAGGTTGAAACTATCTACAAAGGGCATGAAGTTTCGTGGTATAACACAAAGCCGATAAATCTTGAAGAGTTTGGGACAAATAAAAACAACTTCAATATCGCTTTTGTCGCAAATGTCAGACCGCACAAAGGGCTTATTTATCTGTTAAAAGCTGCTTATGAGTTGGCAAAATTTGAAAATATCCATATTATTCTAATAGGCGAAAATATCTCCCAAGAGCCTTATATCTCCGAGATAAAAAATTGCGGTATGCAAGATAGAATTCATCTAAGTGGATTTAGAAACGATGCACCGCAAATCATAGCCTCATGCAGCGTTTTAGTTCAAGCATCAACCCGCAAAGAGGGCTTACCGCGAGTTATTCTTGAAGCATTAGCCGCGAATGTACCGGTAATAGCTTCGGCAATTGAGGGAAATTCGGAGATCATAGAGGACGGTTTTAACGGCTTTATAGTTCCGATAAAAGATGCGGATGCAATAGCTAAAAAAATCATAGAACTCTATAACTCACCCCAAAAACTGCAAGAATTTTCAAAAAATTGTGCCTACACCATTGAAAATAAGATGTCTCACAAAACTACCGTAGAAAAGTTTGACAAGTTTTTTAACTCGATTCTTAATGACGCAAAATGA
- the waaC gene encoding lipopolysaccharide heptosyltransferase I codes for MKICIVKLSAMGDIIHAMVALQFIKKEFPDAVIDWVVESSFAGVLENNPHIDNILPINLKSIKKKKSEIFTQYKILKNYSRNNYDIVIDAQGLLKSAIVARIIGAKIIAGFDSESIREGIASLFYNKKVHIAYDANTIDRNATVICEPLGIKITSEKIINKEKFLFSSSSVEGLSEIFNLFVIGSTWESRNYPKEKFVEIAEALKTKTYIVWGSEEEHKKALWMQEQSEYLHILPRGSLDELKFVISKCSLLIGNDTGPTHMAWGLNVPSITIFGPTPINRVYVTPINRVVKSPSVVNHYKLNKNDFSICEIEADEIIKTAKELLN; via the coding sequence ATGAAAATATGCATAGTAAAATTATCTGCAATGGGCGACATCATTCACGCGATGGTTGCACTTCAGTTCATAAAAAAAGAGTTTCCCGATGCCGTGATAGACTGGGTAGTTGAGAGCAGTTTTGCCGGTGTTCTTGAGAATAATCCGCATATAGACAATATTTTGCCGATAAACCTAAAATCCATAAAAAAGAAAAAGAGCGAAATTTTTACGCAATATAAAATTTTAAAAAATTATTCGAGAAACAACTACGATATCGTCATAGATGCGCAAGGACTTTTAAAATCCGCCATCGTAGCCAGAATTATAGGAGCAAAAATCATTGCAGGTTTTGATAGTGAGTCGATTCGCGAGGGTATTGCTTCACTCTTTTACAACAAAAAAGTCCACATAGCTTATGATGCCAACACGATTGATAGAAATGCAACCGTCATCTGCGAACCGCTCGGCATAAAGATAACAAGCGAAAAAATCATAAACAAAGAGAAGTTTTTGTTCTCTTCTTCATCCGTAGAGGGACTAAGCGAAATTTTTAACCTGTTTGTCATCGGCTCAACTTGGGAGAGCAGAAACTATCCAAAAGAGAAGTTTGTAGAGATTGCCGAAGCATTAAAAACTAAGACTTATATAGTTTGGGGAAGCGAAGAGGAGCATAAAAAAGCTCTTTGGATGCAGGAACAATCAGAGTATTTACATATACTGCCTCGCGGCTCGCTGGATGAGCTAAAATTCGTTATCTCAAAATGTTCTTTGCTTATAGGAAACGATACGGGACCGACTCATATGGCATGGGGGTTAAATGTGCCATCCATCACCATATTCGGTCCGACTCCGATAAACCGTGTCTATGTCACACCCATAAACAGAGTCGTAAAATCTCCAAGCGTTGTAAATCACTACAAACTGAATAAAAACGACTTCTCTATTTGTGAGATAGAAGCCGACGAAATCATAAAAACAGCAAAGGAACTTCTAAATTGA
- a CDS encoding ABC transporter transmembrane domain-containing protein, translating to MPFIKEYKLQYFLVLIGIILTVGATTATAHIMKPLMDDMFIEKKEEMLYYIPLGLVGIYFFKSLGRYVQSVFMNYIGQHIMTRFREMLLEKIINLDMAFLYLNRSGELISRVTNDIDRIRYFVSNMLPELFRESLTVIALLGYVIYLNPVLAFYSLIVLPVAVYPILLIGKKLKKYSRRSQEKNADVLSRLTEVFNSSEIIKANATQKFELGRFSVQNWQFFKINMKSVYVGDIVSPLMEIVGAMGLAAVIFVGGREVYNGNMSVGEFTAFITAIGLVFQPIRRIGSIYSKIQDAVAASERVFEMLDMQNKIVDGDKVLEEDIKHIEFKNVKLKYDDSYALDDVSVDIKEGQKIALVGDSGGGKSTFINMLLRFYDPHNGEILVNGTNIKEFTQDSLKDHISLVTQRIYIFQDTLAANVAYGQEIDEARVKNALVLADAWSFVESLEDGIETKMEEFGSNLSGGQRQRVAIARAIYKDASLILFDEATSALDNESEKRIQSALDEYTKDKITITIAHRLSTIEHADKILVMQKGRIIASGKHSELLESCEVYQRLAGKLKA from the coding sequence ATGCCATTTATAAAAGAGTATAAGTTACAATATTTTTTAGTTCTCATCGGCATTATCTTAACTGTAGGTGCGACAACTGCAACGGCTCACATTATGAAGCCGCTTATGGATGATATGTTTATAGAAAAAAAAGAGGAGATGCTTTACTATATCCCTCTCGGGCTTGTGGGAATATACTTTTTTAAATCACTCGGCAGGTATGTGCAGTCTGTTTTTATGAACTATATCGGTCAGCATATTATGACAAGATTTCGCGAAATGCTCTTAGAGAAAATCATCAACCTTGATATGGCGTTTTTATACCTAAATCGCAGCGGCGAGCTGATTTCCAGAGTTACTAACGATATAGACAGAATCAGATATTTTGTCTCAAATATGCTGCCGGAGCTTTTTCGCGAGAGCCTAACCGTTATCGCGCTTCTGGGTTATGTTATATATCTAAATCCGGTACTTGCCTTTTACTCTCTTATCGTCCTTCCCGTAGCTGTTTATCCGATTTTACTAATCGGTAAAAAGCTTAAAAAATATTCGCGCCGCTCTCAAGAGAAAAATGCGGATGTTCTCAGCAGGCTTACCGAAGTTTTCAACAGCAGCGAAATCATAAAAGCAAATGCGACGCAAAAGTTTGAATTAGGGCGTTTTAGCGTTCAAAACTGGCAGTTTTTCAAGATAAATATGAAGTCCGTTTATGTAGGAGATATAGTTTCTCCTTTGATGGAAATAGTCGGTGCGATGGGGCTTGCGGCGGTTATTTTTGTGGGTGGGAGAGAAGTCTATAACGGCAATATGAGCGTGGGTGAGTTTACGGCTTTTATAACTGCAATCGGACTTGTTTTTCAGCCGATTCGCCGTATAGGTTCAATTTATTCAAAGATTCAAGATGCCGTGGCTGCAAGCGAGAGAGTCTTTGAAATGCTTGATATGCAAAATAAAATTGTTGACGGGGATAAAGTTTTAGAAGAGGATATCAAGCATATAGAGTTTAAAAATGTAAAACTAAAATATGATGACTCTTATGCTTTAGATGATGTAAGCGTAGATATTAAAGAGGGTCAAAAGATTGCTCTTGTGGGAGACAGCGGCGGCGGGAAAAGTACATTTATAAATATGCTTCTTCGTTTTTATGACCCACATAACGGTGAAATACTCGTAAACGGCACAAATATAAAAGAGTTTACGCAAGACTCCCTAAAAGATCATATCTCTTTGGTGACGCAAAGAATTTATATTTTTCAAGATACTCTTGCGGCAAATGTCGCATACGGACAGGAGATTGATGAAGCAAGAGTTAAAAATGCGCTTGTTTTGGCAGATGCGTGGAGTTTTGTAGAGTCGCTGGAAGATGGAATAGAGACAAAAATGGAGGAGTTCGGTTCAAACCTTTCAGGCGGACAGAGGCAAAGAGTGGCAATCGCCAGAGCAATATACAAAGATGCCTCTTTGATACTTTTTGATGAAGCGACATCGGCACTGGATAATGAGAGTGAAAAGAGGATTCAGTCCGCTTTAGATGAGTACACAAAAGATAAAATTACTATAACGATTGCTCATAGGCTCAGCACGATAGAGCATGCGGATAAGATTTTGGTTATGCAAAAGGGCAGGATTATAGCAAGCGGAAAGCATAGCGAACTTTTAGAGAGTTGCGAAGTTTATCAAAGATTAGCGGGAAAACTTAAAGCTTAG
- the hemN gene encoding oxygen-independent coproporphyrinogen III oxidase, giving the protein MLDFAKFTKYSKPGPRYTSYPTALEFSDTFGYDEYIKKLEQQDPSRPLSLYFHLPFCKNACYFCGCNVVFTSKEDKMVRYIDYLKRELKILASYVNCSRSVIQMHFGGGTPTFFNAPQLEEVIKEIKSFFPNFVKDAEISCEIDPRHINEDQMRVLSQNGFNRVSFGLQDFNEKVQTAVHRIQPYAITKEAMDLARKYGMHSVNVDLIYGLPFQNLETFKETLELALTLNPDRFAVFNYAHVPWMKKTMRKIDETTLPLPDEKLRIMQHTINFLTSHGYKMIGMDHFAKPEDELFKAIEKGELHRNFQGYTTKGGADLVGVGLTSIGEGVDYYAQNTKEMREYEEAIDAGKLPFERGIALNQDDKIRQFVIMELMSNFKLDIKRFEKLFGVEFKTYFADAIEALKPFEDDELLTISDDFIECSQTGTLLIRNIAMPFDAYMKKHAANAKTFSKTV; this is encoded by the coding sequence ATGTTAGATTTTGCAAAATTTACAAAGTACTCAAAACCGGGACCTCGTTATACAAGTTACCCTACGGCGTTAGAGTTTAGCGATACATTCGGGTATGACGAGTATATAAAAAAGTTAGAACAACAAGACCCGTCTCGCCCCCTTAGCCTATACTTTCATCTCCCTTTTTGTAAAAATGCATGCTATTTTTGCGGTTGTAATGTCGTCTTTACCTCAAAAGAGGATAAGATGGTTCGCTACATCGACTACTTAAAAAGAGAGTTAAAAATACTCGCTTCGTATGTAAACTGCTCTCGTAGTGTGATTCAGATGCATTTTGGCGGAGGAACTCCTACTTTTTTCAATGCCCCGCAATTAGAAGAAGTTATAAAAGAGATTAAATCTTTTTTCCCAAATTTTGTAAAGGATGCCGAGATTAGCTGCGAGATTGACCCTCGCCATATAAACGAAGATCAGATGAGAGTATTAAGCCAAAACGGTTTTAACCGCGTGAGCTTCGGTTTGCAGGATTTTAACGAAAAAGTTCAAACTGCCGTTCACAGAATCCAGCCTTACGCTATCACGAAAGAAGCGATGGATTTGGCTAGAAAATATGGTATGCATTCAGTCAATGTCGACCTTATTTACGGACTTCCGTTTCAAAATTTAGAGACTTTTAAAGAGACTCTTGAGCTAGCCCTTACGCTCAATCCTGACAGATTTGCGGTATTTAACTACGCGCATGTGCCTTGGATGAAAAAGACTATGCGTAAAATCGATGAGACGACTCTTCCTCTGCCTGACGAGAAGCTCCGTATCATGCAGCATACCATTAACTTTTTAACTTCCCACGGGTATAAAATGATAGGGATGGATCACTTCGCAAAGCCGGAGGATGAACTTTTCAAGGCGATAGAAAAAGGCGAACTGCATAGAAATTTTCAAGGCTATACTACAAAAGGCGGGGCTGATTTGGTAGGCGTGGGGCTTACTTCCATCGGTGAGGGAGTAGACTACTACGCTCAAAACACAAAAGAGATGAGAGAATATGAAGAGGCGATTGATGCCGGCAAACTTCCGTTTGAGCGCGGGATTGCACTAAATCAAGATGACAAGATAAGACAATTCGTAATTATGGAGCTTATGAGCAACTTCAAGCTTGATATAAAAAGGTTTGAAAAACTCTTTGGCGTTGAGTTTAAAACATATTTTGCGGATGCGATAGAAGCGTTAAAACCTTTTGAGGATGATGAACTCTTAACGATAAGCGATGATTTTATAGAGTGCAGCCAAACAGGGACGCTGCTTATTAGAAATATTGCGATGCCTTTTGATGCATATATGAAAAAACATGCCGCAAACGCAAAAACATTCTCTAAAACGGTTTGA
- a CDS encoding (Fe-S)-binding protein, protein MSKTAQEIFNFGATTDECIKCGKCIPVCTIHNVNADEVTSPRGFLDLLGAYQRGNLELDLNAKAIFESCFLCTACVEVCPKSLPTDMVIEQVRADIGKKFGIAWYKKVFFLLLRHRWLNDIAFKLGWVFQTCGFKIQADIDSMSSRFNLPMLRADRLLPSLRKTSFLNSHPENISNGGKRKVAIFIGCLGNYNYVNVGNSLLEILEHLGIDAFLAKDQKCCSAPAYFTGDFDTVDYNAKFNIEYFESFSKDVEAIIVPEATCSAMLKIDYEHYFHDQPEWRARAVALKDKIFMATEWLQHHTQLEQLLASKKKDTKIVTYHDPCHARKMQGIHKEPRNLISQNYGLVEMSDPNSCCGFGGVTMQSEKYHFAKAAGIPKADMIKKTGADFVSSECSACRMQINASMNYVEAPQIFKNPIELIADALRN, encoded by the coding sequence ATGAGTAAAACAGCACAAGAAATTTTTAACTTCGGTGCCACGACTGATGAGTGTATAAAGTGCGGAAAGTGTATACCCGTTTGTACTATTCACAATGTCAATGCAGATGAGGTTACTTCTCCGCGCGGTTTTTTAGATCTTTTGGGAGCGTACCAGAGAGGCAATTTAGAGTTAGACTTAAATGCAAAAGCTATCTTTGAGAGCTGTTTTTTATGTACGGCGTGCGTTGAAGTTTGCCCAAAATCACTTCCTACCGATATGGTTATAGAGCAGGTTCGTGCAGATATAGGCAAAAAATTCGGTATCGCTTGGTACAAAAAAGTGTTTTTCCTGCTTCTTCGCCACCGCTGGCTTAACGATATAGCATTTAAACTCGGCTGGGTATTTCAGACATGCGGGTTTAAGATTCAAGCCGATATCGACTCTATGAGTTCTCGTTTCAATCTGCCGATGTTAAGAGCGGACAGACTGCTGCCTAGTCTTAGAAAAACATCGTTTTTAAACTCACATCCAGAAAATATCAGTAACGGCGGCAAAAGAAAAGTCGCTATTTTTATCGGCTGTTTGGGTAACTACAACTATGTAAATGTCGGAAACTCGCTCTTAGAGATATTGGAGCATTTAGGCATTGACGCATTCTTGGCAAAAGATCAAAAGTGTTGCTCCGCACCTGCTTACTTTACGGGGGATTTTGACACGGTTGACTACAACGCAAAGTTTAACATAGAGTATTTTGAGAGCTTTAGCAAAGATGTTGAGGCTATCATAGTTCCCGAAGCTACATGTTCGGCGATGCTAAAAATCGACTATGAACACTACTTTCATGACCAACCGGAGTGGAGGGCAAGAGCGGTTGCCCTAAAGGACAAAATCTTTATGGCAACCGAGTGGCTGCAGCACCATACACAGCTTGAGCAGCTTTTGGCGTCAAAGAAAAAAGATACGAAGATAGTCACATATCACGACCCGTGCCATGCAAGAAAAATGCAGGGAATCCACAAAGAACCGCGAAATCTTATAAGTCAAAATTACGGTTTAGTTGAGATGAGCGATCCGAACAGCTGTTGCGGATTCGGTGGTGTAACGATGCAGAGTGAGAAGTACCACTTTGCAAAAGCTGCAGGTATCCCAAAAGCGGATATGATTAAAAAAACAGGTGCCGACTTCGTCAGTTCGGAGTGCAGCGCATGTCGTATGCAGATAAACGCTTCTATGAATTATGTAGAAGCACCTCAGATTTTTAAAAATCCAATCGAGCTTATCGCCGATGCGTTGAGAAATTAG
- the lgt gene encoding prolipoprotein diacylglyceryl transferase produces MSAWNRIYETFDPIAFTFFIPVHWYGLMYVLALLTALYLGKYFIKKDNLDFKGKEIDAYFIYVEIGVILGARLGYILFYDMQTLYYLSHPWQIFNPFVNGEFVGIRGMSYHGAVLGFLISTYMYSKKHKIEFGKIMDLVAISVPLAFVFGRIGNFLNQELIGRETDAPWGILVDGVLRHPSQLYEAVLEGFGVFLVVYIYKKYQKFSGELILVYGTSYGLFRAIAEIWRAPDVQIGYVCCNAITQGQVMSLAMSLVGIVAWFYFKSRSVKI; encoded by the coding sequence ATGTCTGCATGGAATAGAATATACGAGACATTTGACCCGATAGCTTTTACTTTTTTCATACCCGTTCATTGGTATGGACTTATGTATGTTCTGGCACTGCTAACCGCGCTTTATCTAGGAAAATATTTTATCAAAAAAGATAATTTGGATTTCAAAGGCAAAGAGATAGATGCTTATTTTATCTATGTAGAAATCGGTGTTATTTTGGGTGCCAGACTTGGCTATATTCTTTTTTACGATATGCAGACGCTCTACTATCTATCTCATCCGTGGCAGATATTTAACCCGTTTGTAAACGGCGAGTTTGTCGGTATTCGCGGTATGAGTTATCACGGCGCGGTTTTGGGCTTTTTGATAAGTACATATATGTACTCTAAAAAACATAAAATCGAGTTTGGCAAGATTATGGATTTGGTCGCTATCAGCGTACCCCTTGCATTTGTTTTCGGACGCATAGGAAACTTTTTAAATCAAGAGTTAATCGGACGCGAAACAGATGCGCCTTGGGGTATCTTGGTAGACGGCGTACTTCGTCATCCGTCACAGCTTTATGAAGCGGTTTTAGAGGGTTTTGGAGTCTTTTTAGTTGTCTACATCTACAAAAAATATCAAAAATTCAGCGGAGAGTTGATTTTAGTTTACGGAACAAGTTACGGACTTTTTCGTGCAATAGCCGAGATTTGGCGTGCACCCGATGTTCAGATAGGGTATGTTTGCTGTAATGCGATAACTCAAGGGCAGGTTATGAGCTTGGCGATGAGTTTGGTAGGAATCGTTGCATGGTTCTATTTTAAAAGCAGAAGCGTGAAGATTTAA
- a CDS encoding DedA family protein yields the protein MEQLFLDWLKEYGYVVLFAWSILEGELGLIMAGIMSHTGDMFLPFAIFVGGLGGFAGDQIYFYIGRFNKKYIHNKIRSQRTKFALAHLLLKKYGWPIIFVQRYMYGMRTVIPMAIGITKYSSRQFAIINFISALAWSSITIIPAYFYGDELLDLVKWIKAHWYFAIPLIILVVTTLLYNLNKFEKNLIQKRHERRNSVEK from the coding sequence GTGGAACAGTTATTTCTTGATTGGCTTAAAGAATATGGTTATGTAGTTCTTTTTGCTTGGAGTATTTTAGAGGGTGAGCTTGGGCTTATTATGGCGGGTATTATGTCTCATACGGGAGATATGTTTTTACCGTTTGCGATATTTGTCGGGGGACTAGGCGGTTTTGCGGGAGATCAGATTTACTTTTATATCGGAAGATTCAATAAAAAATATATTCATAATAAGATTCGCTCACAGCGCACAAAATTTGCACTGGCGCATCTGCTGCTTAAAAAATACGGTTGGCCGATTATTTTTGTTCAGCGATATATGTATGGAATGCGCACCGTTATTCCTATGGCAATCGGGATAACGAAATATTCAAGCCGTCAATTTGCTATAATTAATTTTATCAGTGCGCTTGCTTGGTCTTCTATCACGATTATTCCGGCTTACTTTTACGGAGATGAACTTTTAGATCTTGTTAAATGGATTAAAGCTCATTGGTATTTTGCGATACCGCTCATTATTTTGGTTGTTACTACATTGCTCTATAATTTAAACAAGTTTGAGAAAAATCTTATACAGAAGCGCCATGAACGCAGAAATTCGGTAGAAAAATAA
- a CDS encoding DEAD/DEAH box helicase, whose protein sequence is MSFEKLGVIKQLLNAVKDLGYEKPTTIQTRAIPLVLAKSDIFATAQTGTGKTAAFGLPMLQRLRNVPSDGRVIRGLIISPTRELSIQIYEDLQNYAKNMSLNIAVFVGGKDLETQQRILKEGVDIIIATPGRVMEHVEKGLDLSHVEIFVLDEADRMLDMGFMKEIRKIHPLLPKRHQTLLFSATYSDKVRKLSKLILTKPEFIETSKKNSTVDTINQVVYLVDTDKKAALLAYIIGSRNFRQVLVFTRTKASADELVLELKKDGLKCGIIHGDKTQANRLKTLNEFKEGKIKVLVATDIASRGLDIEELPFVINYELPSIPEDYVHRVGRTGRAGRDGMAISLIDVYEKYDIKDVERLIGMKIPQEVVKGFEPDPTIRRKDQEELKLKSEHKKVEAKRVRKPYKKPEAAKKDASYKKPVTTKKRKTTKRD, encoded by the coding sequence ATGTCATTTGAAAAATTAGGAGTAATTAAACAACTTCTTAACGCCGTAAAAGATTTAGGCTATGAAAAACCTACCACCATACAAACAAGAGCGATTCCTTTAGTTTTGGCAAAAAGTGATATTTTTGCGACAGCTCAAACGGGAACGGGTAAAACTGCCGCATTTGGACTTCCTATGCTTCAGCGTCTTAGAAATGTACCCTCCGATGGCAGAGTAATAAGAGGGCTTATTATCTCTCCTACACGAGAATTATCTATCCAAATATATGAAGATTTGCAAAACTATGCAAAAAATATGAGCCTAAATATCGCTGTTTTTGTCGGCGGAAAAGATCTTGAGACTCAGCAGAGGATTTTAAAAGAGGGTGTAGATATAATCATAGCAACACCGGGCAGAGTGATGGAGCATGTAGAGAAGGGTTTAGATCTTTCGCATGTTGAGATTTTTGTCCTTGATGAAGCAGATAGAATGTTAGATATGGGTTTTATGAAAGAGATAAGAAAAATCCATCCTCTTTTGCCCAAGAGACACCAAACGCTTCTCTTCTCTGCCACATACAGCGACAAGGTAAGAAAACTCTCAAAACTCATCCTTACAAAACCGGAGTTTATAGAAACATCTAAAAAGAACTCAACCGTAGACACCATCAATCAAGTGGTTTATTTGGTAGATACCGACAAAAAAGCGGCACTTTTGGCATATATAATCGGTTCAAGAAATTTTAGACAAGTTCTGGTTTTTACCAGAACAAAAGCAAGCGCGGATGAGTTGGTGCTTGAGCTTAAAAAAGACGGGCTTAAGTGCGGAATTATCCACGGTGATAAAACTCAGGCGAATCGCTTAAAAACCCTAAATGAGTTTAAAGAGGGCAAAATAAAAGTTCTTGTTGCTACCGACATCGCTTCAAGAGGTTTGGATATAGAAGAACTGCCGTTTGTAATCAACTATGAACTTCCCTCAATCCCTGAAGACTATGTTCACAGAGTAGGGCGAACAGGACGCGCAGGGCGAGACGGTATGGCTATAAGTTTGATTGATGTTTATGAAAAGTATGACATAAAGGATGTAGAGAGACTTATCGGGATGAAAATCCCTCAAGAGGTCGTAAAAGGTTTTGAGCCTGATCCTACTATCCGCAGAAAAGATCAAGAAGAGCTAAAGCTAAAGAGCGAGCATAAAAAAGTAGAAGCAAAAAGAGTAAGAAAACCTTACAAGAAGCCTGAAGCGGCTAAAAAAGATGCCTCATATAAAAAACCGGTAACAACGAAAAAAAGAAAAACGACAAAACGAGATTAG
- the truC gene encoding tRNA pseudouridine(65) synthase TruC encodes MLEILYRDEFLVAINKPSGLLVHRSPIDRHETEFAVQILRDQIGQFVYPVHRLDKPTSGVLLFALDKESARLMGEQFMSRESKKSYIAVVRGYADESGVIEHALVEKLDKIADKSASKNREAQEATTEYETLATVELPFAVGKYDKTRYSLVKLHPLTGRKHQLRRHMKHISHHILGDTKYGRGEHNIFIRERFGCHRMLLHAQELQIRHPHTNEMLSIQAPLDDTFKAICKLFN; translated from the coding sequence TTGTTAGAGATTTTATATAGAGATGAGTTTTTAGTAGCCATAAATAAGCCTAGCGGACTTTTAGTTCACCGCTCACCTATTGACAGGCATGAAACGGAGTTTGCGGTGCAGATTCTTCGCGATCAGATAGGGCAGTTTGTATATCCCGTCCACCGTTTAGACAAGCCTACTTCGGGAGTTTTGCTTTTCGCACTTGACAAAGAGAGTGCAAGGCTTATGGGTGAGCAGTTTATGTCAAGAGAGAGCAAAAAAAGCTATATTGCCGTTGTTCGCGGTTATGCTGATGAGAGCGGTGTTATAGAGCATGCTTTGGTTGAGAAGCTTGATAAAATTGCAGACAAGAGCGCATCAAAAAACAGAGAAGCTCAAGAGGCAACAACGGAGTATGAGACTTTAGCAACCGTTGAGCTTCCATTTGCCGTGGGAAAATATGACAAAACCCGCTATTCGCTAGTAAAACTTCACCCGCTGACAGGACGAAAACATCAGCTTCGCCGCCATATGAAACATATATCTCATCATATTTTGGGAGATACGAAGTACGGCAGAGGCGAACATAATATTTTTATAAGAGAGCGGTTCGGGTGTCACAGGATGCTTTTGCACGCACAAGAGCTTCAAATCAGACATCCGCATACAAACGAGATGTTAAGTATCCAAGCACCGCTTGACGATACATTTAAGGCTATATGCAAATTGTTTAATTAA